The following proteins are co-located in the Acinetobacter shaoyimingii genome:
- a CDS encoding phosphoadenylyl-sulfate reductase — translation MTAIPSVDMIDALASEYADKSPSEILELALSQEGEIAISFSGAEDVVLIDMAANLGKPFRVFSLDTGRLHAETYQFIETVRKHYNIQIEICFPESAAVQNLVNEKGLFSFYQDDHKECCGIRKVQPLRKKLATLDGWITGQRKDQSPGTRNEIPVIQADPGFSGEGKQLIKYNPLANWSSAEVWSYIRMMEVPYNPLHEKGFISIGCEPCTRPVLPNQHEREGRWWWEEATHKECGLHAGNLK, via the coding sequence ATGACTGCCATTCCATCTGTAGATATGATTGATGCGCTAGCATCTGAATATGCAGACAAATCTCCCTCTGAAATTTTAGAGCTTGCACTGAGTCAAGAAGGTGAAATTGCCATTTCATTTTCAGGTGCTGAAGACGTTGTCCTTATTGATATGGCAGCCAATTTAGGCAAGCCATTTCGTGTGTTTAGCCTAGATACTGGGCGTTTACACGCAGAAACCTATCAATTTATAGAGACTGTTCGTAAACATTATAATATTCAAATTGAAATTTGTTTCCCAGAATCAGCAGCTGTGCAAAATCTTGTCAATGAAAAAGGTTTATTCAGTTTTTATCAAGATGATCACAAAGAATGCTGTGGTATTCGAAAGGTTCAGCCATTACGTAAAAAACTGGCAACCTTGGATGGCTGGATTACAGGTCAACGCAAAGATCAAAGTCCAGGTACACGTAATGAAATTCCAGTGATTCAAGCAGATCCTGGTTTTTCTGGTGAAGGCAAACAACTGATCAAGTATAACCCACTGGCAAACTGGTCAAGTGCTGAGGTGTGGAGTTATATTCGTATGATGGAAGTTCCTTATAATCCATTGCATGAAAAAGGCTTTATTTCCATTGGTTGTGAACCTTGCACCCGCCCTGTCCTACCAAATCAGCATGAACGTGAAGGTCGCTGGTGGTGGGAAGAAGCTACGCACAAAGAATGTGGCCTACATGCAGGTAATCTAAAATAA
- a CDS encoding WS/DGAT/MGAT family O-acyltransferase, with the protein MRPLHPIDFIFLSLEKRQQPMHVGGLFLFQIPDNAPETFIQDLVADIRESKLKPIPPFNNRLDGLFWEEDSEFDLDHHFRHIALPNPGRIRELLVYISQEHSTLIDRAKPLWTCHIIEGIEGNRFAMYFKIHHAMVDGVAGMRLVQKSLSNDPNAKSIVPLWCVEGKRHKRLTEPKSNKIKKIVSTIAGQLSATPRVTQELCKTVFTEMGKNPDYVSSFQAPPSLFNQRVSASRRFAAQSFDFERFRSISKTLNVTINDIILAVCSGALREYLISQNALPKKPLIAMVPASVRNDDSDFSNRITMILANLGTHQADPLDRLDIIVRSVRNAKRRFGRMTPNQILNYSAFVYGAAGFNIVSGLMPKRQAFNIVISNVPGPTEALYWNGAKLEALYPASIVLDGQALNITMTSYLDKLEVGLLGCRNALPKMQNLLTHLEDEIQRFETIVKSIESKQNNVITIKSKKPA; encoded by the coding sequence ATGCGACCATTACATCCGATTGACTTTATTTTTCTATCTTTAGAAAAACGTCAACAACCTATGCATGTTGGTGGATTATTTTTATTTCAAATTCCAGATAATGCCCCTGAAACCTTTATTCAAGACCTTGTTGCAGATATACGTGAATCTAAACTCAAACCTATTCCGCCATTCAATAACCGTTTAGACGGATTATTTTGGGAAGAAGACAGCGAATTTGATTTAGATCATCATTTTAGACACATTGCACTCCCAAATCCTGGTCGTATTCGTGAACTTTTGGTTTATATTTCGCAAGAACACAGTACTTTAATTGATCGTGCAAAACCCCTATGGACTTGTCATATCATTGAAGGGATTGAAGGCAATCGTTTTGCGATGTATTTCAAAATTCACCATGCAATGGTCGATGGTGTTGCAGGCATGCGATTGGTGCAAAAGTCTTTATCCAATGATCCAAACGCAAAAAGTATTGTGCCCCTTTGGTGTGTGGAAGGAAAACGCCATAAACGTTTAACCGAACCCAAATCAAATAAAATTAAAAAAATTGTGTCTACTATTGCAGGGCAACTTTCTGCAACACCTCGTGTTACTCAAGAACTATGCAAAACTGTTTTTACAGAAATGGGCAAAAACCCAGATTATGTTTCAAGTTTTCAAGCCCCTCCGAGTTTATTCAATCAACGTGTCAGTGCTTCACGACGTTTTGCAGCACAATCATTTGATTTTGAACGTTTTAGATCGATTTCAAAAACTTTAAATGTCACCATTAACGACATTATTTTGGCGGTCTGTTCTGGGGCGTTACGTGAGTATCTTATTTCACAAAATGCCCTGCCTAAAAAGCCTTTAATTGCGATGGTTCCAGCATCTGTACGTAATGATGATTCAGATTTCAGTAATCGAATTACCATGATTTTGGCCAATTTAGGCACGCATCAAGCAGATCCACTGGATCGACTAGACATTATTGTCCGTAGCGTACGCAATGCAAAACGTCGCTTTGGTCGTATGACACCAAACCAAATTTTAAATTACAGTGCGTTCGTATACGGTGCTGCAGGATTTAATATCGTGTCTGGTCTTATGCCAAAACGCCAAGCCTTTAATATTGTGATTTCAAATGTCCCAGGGCCGACTGAAGCGCTGTATTGGAATGGTGCTAAATTAGAAGCACTCTACCCTGCCTCCATTGTATTAGATGGACAAGCCTTGAATATCACCATGACCAGCTATTTAGATAAACTTGAAGTCGGTCTACTCGGTTGTCGCAATGCTTTACCGAAGATGCAGAATTTACTCACACACTTAGAAGATGAAATTCAACGCTTCGAAACCATTGTAAAATCCATTGAAAGTAAGCAAAACAACGTGATTACAATTAAATCTAAAAAACCTGCTTAA
- a CDS encoding PA1571 family protein gives MNIGEQILTSGIKHVVDTQKKNACVMVNEHGQEVHITKAMVVTVCQQLLNQCRNVKN, from the coding sequence ATGAATATCGGTGAACAAATTTTAACGTCAGGTATCAAACACGTTGTAGACACTCAGAAGAAAAATGCATGTGTGATGGTCAATGAACATGGTCAAGAAGTTCATATCACCAAGGCAATGGTCGTTACTGTTTGCCAACAACTACTCAATCAATGTCGTAATGTTAAAAACTAA
- the rng gene encoding ribonuclease G, with protein MSDELLINVTPMECRVALIENGTVNELFVERTAKRGLVGNIYKAKVVRVLPGMQAAFVDIGLSRTAFLHINDMIWPRSQPTPNVFELLQPGQILTVQVMKDMLGTKGARLSTDLSIPSRYLVLMPYGHHIGVSQRIESEEERDRLRSMIERIQKEHDLPGSVIVRTAAEGIEEEAIAQDMAYLAKLWEFIQRKQKSVVVPSLIFEELPLPQRVIRDLANENTAKIHIDSREIFSKLEEFVEEFVPSMHDRLKHYPGERPIFDLYNVEDDIQKALQTRVALKSGGYLMIDQTEAMTTIDVNTGSYVGGRSLEDTVFKTNMEATQVIVRQLRLRNLGGIIIIDFIDMQEATHRDEVLQQFERVLEKDHAKTKITQVSELGLVEMTRKRTRESLEHLLCESCPTCQGRGYVKSAETVCYEIFREILRYAREFESQTDFTVVAHPSVIDRLLTAEAASVSDLEHFVKRVIKFQVENLYTQEQYDIILN; from the coding sequence ATGTCTGACGAGTTGTTGATTAACGTCACGCCCATGGAGTGTCGTGTTGCGTTAATCGAAAATGGGACGGTCAATGAGTTGTTCGTTGAACGAACAGCAAAACGTGGCTTAGTCGGTAATATTTATAAAGCAAAAGTGGTGCGTGTTTTACCTGGCATGCAAGCTGCATTTGTGGATATAGGCTTGTCACGTACGGCATTTTTACATATCAATGATATGATTTGGCCACGTAGTCAGCCTACGCCCAACGTTTTTGAGCTCTTACAGCCCGGTCAGATTTTGACAGTGCAAGTGATGAAAGACATGTTGGGCACCAAAGGTGCTCGTCTAAGTACAGATCTTTCTATTCCCTCACGTTACCTTGTATTGATGCCATATGGGCATCATATTGGTGTATCGCAACGTATCGAATCTGAAGAAGAGCGTGATCGTCTGCGCTCGATGATTGAACGTATTCAGAAAGAACATGATTTACCCGGTTCTGTGATTGTCCGAACTGCTGCTGAAGGTATTGAAGAAGAAGCGATTGCTCAAGATATGGCTTACTTGGCGAAGCTCTGGGAGTTTATTCAGCGTAAGCAAAAGAGCGTGGTGGTGCCGTCCTTAATTTTTGAAGAACTGCCTTTGCCTCAGCGAGTCATTCGTGATTTAGCCAATGAAAATACAGCAAAAATTCATATCGACTCACGTGAAATTTTTTCAAAGCTTGAAGAGTTTGTTGAAGAATTTGTGCCGAGTATGCACGATCGATTAAAGCATTATCCGGGCGAGCGTCCTATTTTTGACCTGTATAATGTTGAAGATGATATTCAAAAAGCCTTACAAACCCGTGTTGCATTAAAGTCTGGTGGTTATTTGATGATCGATCAGACAGAAGCAATGACGACAATTGATGTAAATACAGGCTCCTACGTTGGCGGAAGATCACTTGAGGACACAGTGTTCAAAACCAATATGGAAGCAACACAAGTGATTGTTCGTCAGCTTCGTTTACGTAACTTGGGTGGCATTATCATTATTGATTTCATTGATATGCAAGAAGCCACGCATCGTGATGAAGTGCTACAACAGTTTGAACGAGTCTTAGAAAAAGACCATGCCAAAACCAAGATTACGCAGGTTTCTGAGCTTGGTTTAGTGGAAATGACCAGAAAACGTACCAGAGAGTCGCTTGAACACTTACTTTGTGAATCATGTCCGACCTGTCAGGGGCGTGGGTACGTTAAATCTGCAGAGACAGTGTGTTACGAAATCTTTCGAGAGATATTGCGATATGCACGAGAATTTGAATCTCAGACTGACTTTACTGTCGTCGCGCATCCATCCGTGATTGATCGCTTGCTTACCGCAGAAGCTGCATCTGTCTCAGATTTAGAGCATTTTGTGAAACGCGTAATCAAATTTCAAGTCGAAAATTTATACACGCAAGAGCAATATGATATCATTCTGAATTAA
- a CDS encoding Maf family nucleotide pyrophosphatase: MANIILASSSPRRKQLLEQVGLVFDTFSPDIDESVLNGETAQSYVLRLAETKAKVVLEQFPEAIVIAADTSLSLNQYIIGKPESKQHAFEIWSALSGREHRVITGVCVASKNKIQTIAVHTQVEIQHLSPEDMEQYWDTGEPIGKAGAYAIQGYAAQYIPRIVGSYSNVVGLPLHETMQLLNTVMKSG, translated from the coding sequence ATGGCGAATATAATTCTTGCGTCGAGTTCACCTCGTCGCAAACAGTTGCTTGAACAAGTCGGTTTGGTGTTTGACACTTTTAGCCCAGACATTGATGAGTCTGTTTTAAATGGAGAAACGGCTCAATCGTATGTGCTCCGATTAGCCGAAACAAAGGCGAAAGTGGTTTTGGAGCAGTTCCCAGAAGCGATTGTGATTGCAGCAGATACCAGTTTAAGTTTAAACCAATACATTATTGGTAAACCTGAGTCAAAACAGCATGCTTTTGAAATTTGGTCAGCATTGTCAGGCCGTGAGCATCGGGTGATTACAGGTGTGTGTGTAGCAAGTAAAAATAAGATTCAAACGATTGCAGTACACACACAAGTTGAAATTCAGCATTTGAGTCCCGAAGATATGGAACAATATTGGGACACAGGCGAACCTATAGGTAAAGCAGGGGCATATGCAATACAAGGTTATGCTGCACAGTATATTCCGCGTATTGTAGGGAGCTATAGCAATGTGGTTGGCTTACCTTTGCATGAAACAATGCAATTATTAAATACAGTGATGAAAAGCGGTTAA
- the mreD gene encoding rod shape-determining protein MreD, producing MLSVKALSRNRGRKDPLFIIVISIIICSVLTVYPLSYAWAGWRPLFMLMVTLFWVICQPTWCGVWFAFAIGIFTDLLLDAPLGLNALSYVFVSFVTRYFIRERRIMTFGNTWVIATIVFVAHLIFIMMAQLISGFDFSIGRHWQSLATSIVLWPVLYYFLKPWRI from the coding sequence ATGCTCAGCGTTAAGGCCTTATCTCGAAATCGTGGACGTAAAGATCCATTATTCATCATCGTGATCTCCATCATCATTTGCTCTGTATTGACCGTGTATCCATTGTCCTATGCTTGGGCAGGATGGAGACCATTGTTTATGCTGATGGTCACCTTATTTTGGGTGATTTGTCAGCCAACATGGTGTGGTGTGTGGTTTGCATTTGCCATTGGTATTTTTACAGATCTTCTTCTTGATGCACCATTAGGCTTAAATGCACTCAGTTACGTCTTTGTAAGCTTTGTTACGCGTTACTTTATCCGAGAAAGGCGTATCATGACCTTTGGGAATACGTGGGTGATTGCGACCATCGTGTTTGTTGCACATCTGATCTTTATCATGATGGCTCAATTAATATCAGGTTTTGATTTTAGTATTGGGCGTCATTGGCAATCTTTAGCCACCAGTATTGTACTTTGGCCAGTGTTATATTACTTTTTAAAACCATGGCGAATATAA
- the mreC gene encoding rod shape-determining protein MreC, with product MQPNLFSRQPPSFRSFIIAVITCFVVLIFNWRMPQVVQPARDVLYAAYNPIYAIASYPVLSKEWLNQHTKSELQLRRENTAMQAELLQAKVRLQKLSELSAENTRLRGLLNTPLIIDGRMEIAEVIGTDADPLRHVIIINRGAKNNLRVGLTVLDDNGIMGQIINVYPHSSRVMLLSDKEHSLSVRLDNSGMRAIVSGTGDLGRLKMEYVPTSANLKVGDKVYSSGLGQHFPAGYLVGTISKVKRDNTGEFAQIDVKPAAQLAGGHHVVVLFSDSLAMEQPNAQR from the coding sequence GTGCAACCGAATCTTTTTTCAAGACAACCGCCATCTTTTCGCTCTTTCATTATTGCGGTCATCACTTGTTTTGTTGTGCTTATTTTTAATTGGCGCATGCCGCAAGTGGTTCAACCCGCAAGGGATGTTTTGTACGCGGCATATAACCCCATTTATGCCATTGCAAGTTATCCAGTTTTATCGAAAGAATGGCTCAATCAACATACCAAGTCTGAACTTCAGCTGCGTCGAGAAAATACAGCGATGCAGGCTGAACTGCTTCAGGCGAAAGTGCGTCTGCAAAAACTCTCGGAACTCTCTGCTGAAAATACCCGTCTAAGAGGTCTACTCAATACACCTCTTATTATTGATGGGCGTATGGAAATTGCAGAAGTAATCGGGACAGATGCAGATCCTTTACGTCATGTGATTATTATTAACCGTGGTGCTAAAAATAATTTACGAGTCGGACTCACTGTACTCGATGATAATGGCATTATGGGTCAAATTATTAATGTTTATCCGCATAGCAGTCGAGTCATGTTGCTGTCCGATAAAGAACATTCGTTGTCAGTTCGTTTAGATAATTCAGGTATGCGTGCCATTGTAAGTGGTACGGGGGATCTTGGACGTTTAAAAATGGAATATGTACCGACCAGTGCAAACTTAAAAGTCGGTGACAAAGTCTATAGCTCTGGTTTAGGACAGCATTTTCCAGCAGGTTACTTAGTCGGAACAATCTCAAAAGTGAAACGTGACAATACGGGTGAGTTTGCTCAGATTGATGTAAAACCAGCAGCTCAACTCGCTGGTGGACATCACGTGGTGGTCTTATTCTCTGACTCACTTGCGATGGAGCAACCGAATGCTCAGCGTTAA
- a CDS encoding rod shape-determining protein: protein MILKRLIGLFSPDLAIDLGTANTLIYAPGRGIILNEPTVVAIRHSGSQKIVAAVGLDAKQMLGRTPANISAIRPMKDGVIADFEVTETMLNQFIGKVHEKRLFPPAPRVVVCVPCKSTLVERRAIREAVFNAGARDVRLIEEPMAAAIGAGMPVEQACGSMVVDVGGGTTEIAIISLQGCVYSDSLRIGGDVFDEQIIYYVRKAHGCVIGETTAENIKKEVGMALAEPGAKPLEIEVRGRNLAEGVPRAITITSDEITQAIADPLQSIVAAVKSALEQTPPELSSDIAERGIVLTGGGALLRNLDKLLSQETGLPVVVAEDPLSCVTRGGGKVLEFFDSPNHDMLFVG, encoded by the coding sequence GTGATTCTAAAACGACTAATTGGCTTGTTTTCGCCGGATCTAGCCATTGATTTAGGCACTGCAAATACACTAATTTATGCTCCAGGACGGGGCATTATATTAAATGAACCGACAGTTGTGGCGATTCGTCACAGTGGTTCACAAAAAATTGTTGCAGCTGTAGGTTTGGATGCTAAGCAAATGCTTGGTCGTACACCTGCAAACATTTCTGCAATCCGTCCAATGAAAGATGGTGTAATTGCAGATTTTGAAGTAACCGAAACCATGTTAAACCAATTTATTGGTAAAGTGCATGAAAAACGTTTATTCCCACCTGCACCACGTGTTGTGGTGTGTGTACCATGTAAGTCGACTTTGGTTGAACGCCGTGCCATTCGTGAAGCGGTATTTAATGCAGGTGCGCGTGACGTTCGCTTAATTGAAGAGCCTATGGCTGCTGCAATTGGCGCAGGAATGCCAGTAGAGCAAGCATGTGGTTCAATGGTGGTTGACGTGGGTGGTGGTACAACTGAAATTGCAATTATCTCTTTGCAAGGCTGTGTGTATTCAGATTCTTTACGTATTGGTGGTGATGTGTTCGATGAACAAATCATTTACTACGTACGCAAAGCACATGGCTGCGTGATTGGTGAAACCACTGCTGAAAATATTAAGAAAGAAGTGGGTATGGCTTTAGCAGAACCTGGTGCTAAACCCTTAGAGATTGAAGTGCGTGGTCGTAACTTAGCTGAGGGTGTACCTCGTGCAATTACCATTACCTCGGACGAAATTACGCAAGCGATTGCCGATCCATTACAAAGTATTGTTGCAGCAGTAAAATCTGCTTTAGAACAAACGCCACCAGAGTTGTCATCAGACATCGCTGAGCGTGGCATTGTTTTAACAGGCGGTGGTGCATTGTTACGTAACCTAGACAAACTCTTGTCTCAAGAAACAGGTTTACCTGTGGTGGTTGCGGAAGATCCATTGTCATGTGTAACACGTGGTGGCGGTAAAGTCTTAGAGTTCTTTGACAGCCCAAATCACGACATGTTGTTTGTTGGTTAA
- the gatC gene encoding Asp-tRNA(Asn)/Glu-tRNA(Gln) amidotransferase subunit GatC, whose translation MSTSDTQQSADLNAQIVSNIANLARLSLDESQSADYAQSLNKILAMMESLKGINTDGIEPLKSPFDNPQPLREDVVSEENHRVEYQAVAPATQDGLYLVPRVIE comes from the coding sequence ATGTCAACATCAGATACTCAGCAATCTGCAGATTTAAATGCACAAATTGTTTCAAATATTGCCAATCTTGCACGGTTGTCTTTAGATGAATCGCAATCTGCTGACTATGCACAAAGTCTAAATAAAATTTTAGCAATGATGGAAAGCTTGAAAGGCATCAATACCGACGGTATAGAGCCACTTAAGAGCCCATTTGACAATCCGCAGCCTTTACGTGAAGACGTAGTTTCTGAAGAAAATCATAGAGTTGAGTACCAAGCTGTTGCACCTGCAACACAAGATGGTCTCTATCTTGTTCCACGTGTAATTGAATGA
- the gatA gene encoding Asp-tRNA(Asn)/Glu-tRNA(Gln) amidotransferase subunit GatA translates to MTDLHRLSIRELAEGLKTAQFSSRELTQHYLNRIAKIDSQVHSFVTISPELALAEADAADGLLKSGMAGLMTGIPLAHKDIFCTKGIKTTAGSKMLDKFISPYDATVVAKGKEAGLVTLGKVNMDEFAMGSTSESSYYETTLNPWALDHVPGGSSGGSAAAVAADLAPIATGTDTGGSIRQPASFCGLTGLKPTYGRVSRFGMIAYASSLDQGGPIARSAEDCAYLMNVIAGHDAKDSTSVNKEADDYVANLNGTSVKGLRIGIPKQYFNVAGLDADVKARVEESLKKLEEMGAILVEIDLNMTEAYVPTYYLIAPAEASSNLSRFDGVRYGYRCENPVDLMDLYKRSRSEGFGPEVQRRILIGTYALSAGYYDAYYVKAQKVRRLIQQDFLKAFESVDVIAAPSAPTTAYKIGASLDPVEMYLGDIYTIAVNLAGLPAINAPVGFDKDNLPVGLQLIGNYWSESQLLSVVHQYQQATDWHSKRAAIAEENA, encoded by the coding sequence ATGACAGATTTACATCGCCTATCAATTCGCGAGTTGGCTGAAGGATTAAAAACCGCTCAGTTCTCTTCTCGTGAATTGACTCAACATTATTTAAATCGAATTGCAAAAATTGACTCCCAGGTTCATTCTTTTGTAACAATTTCCCCAGAATTGGCACTTGCAGAAGCAGATGCGGCAGATGGACTGCTTAAATCGGGTATGGCTGGTTTAATGACAGGTATTCCATTGGCGCATAAAGATATTTTTTGTACCAAAGGCATTAAAACCACTGCAGGTTCTAAAATGCTGGACAAATTTATCTCTCCTTACGATGCAACCGTTGTAGCGAAAGGTAAAGAAGCAGGTCTGGTTACTTTAGGTAAAGTGAACATGGACGAATTCGCTATGGGTTCGACCTCAGAAAGTTCATATTATGAGACCACACTCAACCCTTGGGCACTCGATCATGTACCAGGTGGTTCATCTGGTGGTTCTGCTGCGGCTGTTGCGGCTGACTTAGCGCCGATTGCGACAGGGACAGATACTGGTGGCTCAATTCGCCAACCTGCATCATTCTGTGGTTTAACTGGTCTTAAACCAACTTACGGTCGTGTATCACGCTTCGGTATGATTGCTTATGCATCATCATTGGATCAAGGTGGTCCGATTGCACGTTCTGCGGAAGACTGTGCTTACCTGATGAATGTGATTGCAGGTCACGATGCGAAAGACTCGACATCTGTAAATAAAGAAGCAGATGACTATGTTGCAAACTTAAACGGCACATCAGTTAAAGGCTTACGCATTGGTATTCCAAAACAGTACTTTAACGTTGCTGGCTTAGATGCTGACGTTAAAGCACGTGTTGAAGAGTCATTAAAGAAATTGGAAGAAATGGGTGCGATCTTGGTTGAGATTGATCTCAACATGACCGAAGCTTATGTTCCAACTTATTACCTGATTGCGCCTGCTGAAGCATCTTCTAACTTATCTCGTTTTGATGGCGTACGTTATGGCTACCGCTGTGAAAACCCAGTCGACTTGATGGATTTGTACAAACGTTCTCGTTCAGAAGGTTTTGGTCCTGAAGTACAACGTCGTATCTTGATTGGTACCTATGCACTGTCTGCAGGTTATTACGATGCTTATTATGTGAAAGCACAAAAAGTACGTCGTCTCATCCAACAAGATTTCTTAAAAGCATTCGAATCTGTGGATGTCATTGCTGCACCATCTGCACCGACCACTGCCTATAAAATTGGTGCATCGCTTGACCCAGTTGAAATGTACTTAGGCGATATTTACACCATTGCCGTGAACTTGGCAGGTTTACCTGCAATTAACGCCCCTGTTGGTTTTGACAAAGACAATTTACCTGTTGGCTTACAGCTCATTGGTAACTACTGGTCAGAATCTCAATTGTTGTCTGTGGTGCATCAGTATCAACAAGCAACGGATTGGCATAGCAAACGTGCGGCAATTGCTGAGGAGAATGCATAA
- the gatB gene encoding Asp-tRNA(Asn)/Glu-tRNA(Gln) amidotransferase subunit GatB codes for MANNNAKPKSNLIDGWEVVIGIEIHTQLATNSKIFSGSSTVFGNDPNTQASLVDLAMPGVLPVLNKEVVDLAIRFGLGIDAYIDQASVFARKNYFYPDSPKGYQISQMDNPIVGLGHIDIQLEDGTVKRIGVTRAHLEEDAGKSIHDQFEGMSGIDLNRAGTPLLEIVSEPDMRSVEEAVAYIKAIHTLVRWLGISDGNMAEGSFRCDCNVSLRRPGQPFGTRCELKNLNSFRFIEQAINVEIERQMEILEWDGTIDQETRLFDPVKMETRSMRSKEEANDYRYFPDPDLLPVIIADEQIEAIKAQMPELPKARRERFVTDFGVTEYDAHVLTLTREMSEFYEVVVKAAGGAAQGKIAANWVMGEFSGALNKAGLDLADSPVSAEKLGGMIARIVDNTISGKIAKQVFGFMWEEGKTADEIIAEKGLKQETDTGAIEAIIKDVLAANEKMVEEYKSGKEKAFNGLVGQVMKASKGKANPAQVNELMKKLIG; via the coding sequence ATGGCGAACAACAATGCAAAACCGAAGTCAAACTTGATTGACGGTTGGGAAGTCGTTATCGGGATTGAGATTCATACTCAGCTTGCGACAAATTCTAAAATTTTCTCAGGTTCGTCGACTGTATTCGGTAATGATCCAAACACTCAAGCAAGCCTTGTTGACCTTGCAATGCCGGGTGTATTGCCTGTACTGAACAAAGAAGTGGTTGATCTTGCGATTCGCTTTGGTTTGGGTATCGATGCGTACATCGACCAAGCTTCTGTGTTTGCACGTAAAAACTATTTCTACCCTGACTCACCTAAAGGCTACCAAATCAGCCAAATGGATAACCCGATTGTGGGCTTGGGTCATATCGACATTCAACTTGAAGATGGCACAGTCAAACGCATTGGCGTTACACGTGCACACCTTGAGGAAGATGCGGGTAAATCGATTCATGACCAATTTGAAGGCATGTCAGGCATCGACTTAAACCGTGCAGGCACACCTTTACTTGAGATTGTCTCTGAACCCGATATGCGTTCTGTTGAAGAGGCAGTTGCTTATATTAAAGCGATTCACACCTTGGTGCGTTGGTTAGGTATTTCTGACGGTAACATGGCTGAAGGTTCGTTCCGCTGTGACTGTAACGTGTCTTTACGTCGTCCGGGACAGCCTTTTGGTACACGTTGCGAGTTGAAAAACTTGAACTCATTTCGTTTCATTGAACAAGCGATCAATGTTGAAATTGAACGTCAAATGGAAATCTTGGAATGGGATGGCACGATTGATCAAGAAACCCGTTTGTTCGACCCTGTGAAGATGGAAACGCGTTCGATGCGTTCGAAAGAAGAAGCGAACGATTACCGCTACTTCCCTGACCCAGACTTGTTGCCTGTCATCATTGCAGATGAGCAAATCGAAGCGATTAAAGCGCAAATGCCTGAGTTGCCTAAAGCACGTCGTGAGCGTTTCGTGACAGACTTCGGTGTGACTGAATACGATGCTCACGTGCTTACACTGACTCGTGAAATGTCAGAGTTTTATGAAGTTGTGGTGAAAGCTGCTGGTGGCGCTGCACAAGGTAAGATTGCTGCAAACTGGGTGATGGGTGAATTCTCTGGTGCTTTAAACAAAGCTGGTTTAGATTTGGCTGACTCTCCTGTATCTGCGGAAAAACTTGGCGGCATGATTGCACGTATTGTGGACAACACAATTAGCGGTAAGATTGCGAAGCAAGTGTTCGGCTTTATGTGGGAAGAAGGCAAAACTGCGGATGAAATTATTGCGGAAAAAGGCTTGAAACAGGAAACTGATACAGGTGCAATTGAAGCGATTATCAAAGACGTGCTTGCTGCCAATGAGAAGATGGTTGAAGAGTATAAATCTGGTAAAGAGAAAGCTTTCAATGGTCTTGTGGGTCAAGTAATGAAAGCGTCTAAGGGCAAAGCCAATCCAGCTCAAGTGAATGAATTGATGAAGAAATTGATTGGTTGA